GCCGATCCAACGGTGCGGCGACTCGCGCCGGAGCAGCGGACCGACCTGCGCGAGCTCGTCCGCAGCCATCGCGAGCACGTCATCGAGCGCGAGGATGCCGACGAGGTGACCGTTGGACCGGATGACGGGCAAGCGCCGGAACCGCCCCGCCCGCATGGCGCCGACGGCGTCGACGATCGTCACATCCTCGCGCACCGTCGTCGGCGACGGCGTCATGACCTCGCTCACGCGCGTCGTGCCGGGATCGAGGCCGGCGGCGAGGACGCGCACGGTGAGATCGCGATCGGTCAGGATGCCGACCGGCCGGTGGGCGTCCACGACGACGACGCTGCCCACCTGCCGGTCGCGCATGCAGCGCGCCGCGTCGAGCGCGCTCTGG
The DNA window shown above is from Candidatus Eisenbacteria bacterium and carries:
- a CDS encoding CBS domain-containing protein, giving the protein MTVNDLCRRDVDTVTYDQSALDAARCMRDRQVGSVVVVDAHRPVGILTDRDLTVRVLAAGLDPGTTRVSEVMTPSPTTVREDVTIVDAVGAMRAGRFRRLPVIRSNGHLVGILALDDVLAMAADELAQVGPLLRRESPHRWIGRQT